Below is a genomic region from Dechloromonas denitrificans.
TTGCCATGACTGCCTTGCCTTCCCTTGAAACGCTGAATGCTGCCCGCTTCGATACGCCGGCCATCCTGAAATGCCTGGCCAGCGCCAGCCGTGCCTTGGCTGAGCTGAAAGGGGTTGCGGCGTCGATTCCGAACCAGGGCATCCTGATCAATACGCTAGGCTTGCAGGAGGCCAAGGACAGTTCGGAAATCGAGAACATCGTTACGACTCACGATGAGTTGTTCAAGGATGATGTGTTGCCGGAGGCTTTCGCCAATCCGGCGGCCAAGGAGGTGTTGCGCTACCGGCAGGCGCTGCATCTTGGCTATCGGCAAGTCCGTGAGACTGGCCTGATTACCGCCAACCGCATTGTCGACATCCAGGCTGAGTTGGAGCGCAACAACGCCGGTTTTCGCAAACTGCCGGGCACGGCGCTGAAAACCGGGGCGGGGGAAACGGTCTATACCCCGCCACAAGACCCCGCCGAAATTGTTGCACTGATGAGCGAGCTGGAACGCTTCATCAACGACGGCGAGCGTTTCGCGGTCGACCCTCTGATACGGATGGCGCTGATTCATCACCAGTTCGAGAGCATCCATCCCTTCTACGACGGCAATGGCCGTACCGGGCGCATCCTGAATGTGCTCTATCTGGTCAAGGAAGGGCTGCTTGATGTGCCGGTGCTCTACCTCTCTCGCCACATCGTGCGTACCAAGGCGGATTATTACCGCCTGCTGCAGGCGGTGCGCGACGCCGACGCCTGGGAGGAGTGGGTGCTGTACATGCTCGAAGTTGTGGAACAGACCTCCAGGCAGACGATTCAGACCATCCATGCGATCAAGGATGCGCTGTTCGACTACAAGCACCGTATTCGCGCCGACTACAAGTTCTACAGCCAGGACCTGATCAACAACCTGTTCATGCACCCCTATACCAAGATCGAGTTCATCGAACGCGACCTCGACGTCTCGCGCCTGACCGCCAGCAAGTATCTGGATGCCCTGGATGCCGGCGGCTTCGTGCAGAAGAACAAGATTGGGCGCAGCAATTACTACGTGAATGTGGCGTTGAACCGCATTCTGCTGGGTAGTTGAAATGACTGAAGACCAACTCGAACAGGAAGCACTGGGCTGGCTGCTAGAGGCAGGCTACGAGACACTGTTTGGCCCGGACATCGCCCCGGACGGCGAACACCCGGAGCGCGCCGATTACCTGCAGGTGCTATTGCCCTTCCGCTTGCGCGAGGTGATTCACCGCCTGAACCCGGACATCCCTACCGCCGCCAAGGAAGAAGCGCTTAAACAAGTGCTGGATCTCGGCATCCCGGCCTTGCTTTCGGCCAATCGCCATTTCCACAAATTGTTGGTGGGCGGCGTGCCGGTGGAGTACCAGAAAGAGGGCGAAACGCGTGGCGATTTCGTTCGCCTGATCGACTGGAGCAACCCGGCCAAGAACCGCTGGCTGGCAGTCAATCAGTTCTCCATCAAAGGGCCGCACCATACCCGCCGGCCGGATGTGATCCTGTTCGTCAATGGCCTGCCGCTGGTACTGCTGGAGTTGAAGAACCCGGCCGATGAGAAGGCCGACATCTGGAAAGCCTACGACCAGATTCAGACATACAAGGAACAGATCCCCGATGTGTTCCAGTACAACGAGCTGCTGGTCATTTCTGACGGCAGCGAGGCGCGGCTGGGTTCGCTTTCCAGCAATGCTGAGCGCTTCATGCAGTGGCGGACGATCGATGGCCTGACGCTTGACCCGCTGGGCCAGTTCAACGAGCTGGAAACGCTGATTCGTGGCGTCTTGGCGCCAGCGCAATTGCTCGATTACCTGCGTTTCTTCGTGCTGTTCGAGGATGACGGCGGGCTGGTCAAGAAAATTGCCGGCTATCACCAGTTCCATGCGGTGCGGGCAGCGATCAACCAGGTGGTGGTGGCCTCGCGCCCCGGCGGCACGCACAAGGGCGGTGTCGTCTGGCATACGCAGGGCAGCGGCAAGAGCATCACGATGACCTGCTTTGCCGCGCGGGTGATGCAGGAAACAGCGATGGAGAACCCGACCATCGTCGTCATCACCGACCGCAACGATCTGGACGGGCAGTTGTTCGGCGTGTTTTCGCTGGCCCAGGATTTGTTGCGCGAGCAGCCGGTGCAGGCCAACACCCGGCAGGACTTGCGCGCAAAGTTGGGCAACCGTCCATCCGGCGGCATCGTCTTCGCAACTATCCAGAAATTCATGCCGGGCGAGGATGAGGACACCTTCCCTGTGCTCTCCGAGCGCAGCAACATCGTGGTGATTGCCGACGAAGCGCACCGGACGCAATACGGTTTCAAGGCCAAGCTGAAGACGATCAAGGCGCCCAGAGCTGCTGCCAACGACGCACAGGCGCTTAAAGTGGCCGAGCCCACGGCGGAGTATCAAACCAGCTTCCAGGTGGGCTACGCGCAGCATTTGCGCGATGCCTTGCCCAATGCCACCTTTGTAGCTTTTACAGGCACACCGGTTTCGTCGGAGGACCGTGATACGCGCGCCGTGTTCGGCGACTACATTCACGTCTACGACATGCAGCAGGCCAAGGAGGATGGGGCGACGGTCGCCATATACTTCGAGTCGCGCCTGGCCAAGCTGTCGCTGAAGCAGGAAGAACTGCCGCAGATTGACGACGAGGTCGACGAGCTGGCCGAGGACGAGGAAGACAGCCAGAAGGCGCAACTGAAGAGCAAATGGGCGGCGCTGGAAAAGGTGGTCGGCGCCGAGCCGCGCATCGCCAGCGTGGCCGGCGATCTGGTCGCTCATTTCGAAGAGCGTAACAAGGCGCAAAGCGGCAAGGCTATGGTCGTCGCCATGAGTCGCGAGATCTGCGTCCATCTCTACAATGAGATCGTCAAGCTGCGCCCGGAATGGCATGACGCCGACCCGGAAAAGGGCGCAATCAAGATCGTGATGACCGGCTCAGCCAGCGACAAGGCATTGCTCCGGCCGCACATCTACAGCGGCCAGGTCAAAAAACGGCTGGAGAAGCGTTTCAAAGACCCTGCCGACCCGTTGCGCCTGGTGATCGTGCGCGACATGTGGCTGACCGGCTTCGATGCGCCCTGCGTCCATACGCTCTACGCCGACAAGCCGATGAAGGGCCACAACCTGATGCAGGCCATTGCGCGGGTCAATCGGGTGTTCAAGGACAAGCAGGGTGGGCTGGTGGTGGACTACATCGGCATCGCCAATGAACTGAAAAGCGCCTTGCGGGAATACACCAACAGCAACGGGCGCGGCCGGCCGACGGTGGATGCCGCCGAAGCCTATGCCGTGCTGGCAGAGAAACTCGACATTCTGCGCGGCCTGCTGCATGGTTTCGATTACAGCGATTTCCTGAGCGCCGGCCACAAACGGCTGGCCGGTGCTGCCAATCATGTACTGGGGCTGAAAGACGGCAAGAAGCGTTTCGCCGATACGGCGCTGGCCATGAGTAAGGCTTTCACGCTGTGCTGCACGCTGGATGAAGCCAAGGCGGTGCGCGAGGAGGTGGCCTTCCATCAAGCCGTGAAGGTGATCCTGACCAAGCGTGACCTGAGCCAGAAAAAGCGCAGCGACGACGAAAAGGAACTGGCAATCCGCCAGATCATCGGTTCGGCGGTGGTTTCGGAAGAGGTTGTCGATGTCTTCGATGCGGTAGGCCTCGACAAGCCGAACATTGGCATCCTCGATGACGACTTCCTGGCTGATGTTCGCAGTCTGCCCGAGCGGAATCTGGCGGTTGAGCTACTGGAGCGGCTGCTTGAAGGTGAGATCAAGAGCAAATTCGCCAGCAATGTCGTGCAGGAACGGAAGTTTTCTGAGCTGTTGAGCAACGTTATCAAGCGTTATCAGAACCGCGCCATCGAAACGGCACAAGTCATCGAAGAACTGATCGAGATGGCCAAGAAGTTCCGGGCTGCAGCGAATCGCGGTGAAGAGCTGGGCCTGAGCAACGACGAGGTTCGTTTCTACGATGCGCTGGCCGACAACGAGTCAGCGGTGCGCGAGCTGTCGGATGAG
It encodes:
- a CDS encoding Fic family protein, which encodes MRPPVAMTALPSLETLNAARFDTPAILKCLASASRALAELKGVAASIPNQGILINTLGLQEAKDSSEIENIVTTHDELFKDDVLPEAFANPAAKEVLRYRQALHLGYRQVRETGLITANRIVDIQAELERNNAGFRKLPGTALKTGAGETVYTPPQDPAEIVALMSELERFINDGERFAVDPLIRMALIHHQFESIHPFYDGNGRTGRILNVLYLVKEGLLDVPVLYLSRHIVRTKADYYRLLQAVRDADAWEEWVLYMLEVVEQTSRQTIQTIHAIKDALFDYKHRIRADYKFYSQDLINNLFMHPYTKIEFIERDLDVSRLTASKYLDALDAGGFVQKNKIGRSNYYVNVALNRILLGS
- a CDS encoding type I restriction endonuclease subunit R; translation: MTEDQLEQEALGWLLEAGYETLFGPDIAPDGEHPERADYLQVLLPFRLREVIHRLNPDIPTAAKEEALKQVLDLGIPALLSANRHFHKLLVGGVPVEYQKEGETRGDFVRLIDWSNPAKNRWLAVNQFSIKGPHHTRRPDVILFVNGLPLVLLELKNPADEKADIWKAYDQIQTYKEQIPDVFQYNELLVISDGSEARLGSLSSNAERFMQWRTIDGLTLDPLGQFNELETLIRGVLAPAQLLDYLRFFVLFEDDGGLVKKIAGYHQFHAVRAAINQVVVASRPGGTHKGGVVWHTQGSGKSITMTCFAARVMQETAMENPTIVVITDRNDLDGQLFGVFSLAQDLLREQPVQANTRQDLRAKLGNRPSGGIVFATIQKFMPGEDEDTFPVLSERSNIVVIADEAHRTQYGFKAKLKTIKAPRAAANDAQALKVAEPTAEYQTSFQVGYAQHLRDALPNATFVAFTGTPVSSEDRDTRAVFGDYIHVYDMQQAKEDGATVAIYFESRLAKLSLKQEELPQIDDEVDELAEDEEDSQKAQLKSKWAALEKVVGAEPRIASVAGDLVAHFEERNKAQSGKAMVVAMSREICVHLYNEIVKLRPEWHDADPEKGAIKIVMTGSASDKALLRPHIYSGQVKKRLEKRFKDPADPLRLVIVRDMWLTGFDAPCVHTLYADKPMKGHNLMQAIARVNRVFKDKQGGLVVDYIGIANELKSALREYTNSNGRGRPTVDAAEAYAVLAEKLDILRGLLHGFDYSDFLSAGHKRLAGAANHVLGLKDGKKRFADTALAMSKAFTLCCTLDEAKAVREEVAFHQAVKVILTKRDLSQKKRSDDEKELAIRQIIGSAVVSEEVVDVFDAVGLDKPNIGILDDDFLADVRSLPERNLAVELLERLLEGEIKSKFASNVVQERKFSELLSNVIKRYQNRAIETAQVIEELIEMAKKFRAAANRGEELGLSNDEVRFYDALADNESAVRELSDETLKKIAHELTENLRQNITVDWSARESVRAKLRLMVKRILRKYKYPPDQQETAVELVLQQMQTLGEEWAC